One part of the Phoenix dactylifera cultivar Barhee BC4 unplaced genomic scaffold, palm_55x_up_171113_PBpolish2nd_filt_p 000257F, whole genome shotgun sequence genome encodes these proteins:
- the LOC120105326 gene encoding uncharacterized protein LOC120105326, which yields MSETFLVHFVLNSLPMEYAPFKISYNTHTEKWTMNQLLAMCVDEEQRIKQERQESVYLTSHKGKGHKEVGGTSHHIPVKKKKMKVSAKVTDKRQIKCFFCRKQGHLKKDCIKYKKWLEKKGIVEQKNSNGK from the exons ATGTCAGAAACTTTTCTTGTACACTTTGTCCTTAATTCTCTGCCTATGGAGTATGCACCATTTAAGATCTCATACAACACACATACAGAAAAATGGACTATGAATCAACTTCTAGCCATGTGTGTTGATGAGGAGCAGAGAATAAAACAAGAGAGGCAAGAGAGTGTTTATCTCACCTCTCATAAGGGAAAAGGACATAAAGAGGTCGGCGGTACCAGTCATCATATTCctgttaagaagaagaaaatgaaagtgtcaGCCAAAGTGACTGATAAAAGGCAaataaagtgcttcttctgtaggaAACAGGGACATTTGAAAAAGGACTGCATCAAGTACAAGAAATGGCTCGAAAAGAAAG GGATTGTTGAACAAAAGAATTCCAACGGAAAGTGA
- the LOC103721536 gene encoding sulfite exporter TauE/SafE family protein 3-like isoform X1: MEGDTDEEETSILSPPFYPGGGNQEVEYKPLAIGPSNDGQKENMVTADPEVPVLQNICWKELGLLVFVWMAFLVLQIPKNYTATCSIWFGVLNLLQIPASVAVTVYETISLYKGKRMIASKGHEGTNWRVHRLFIHCSLGVIAALFGAWHSTTGVYHVFTYFHRIARQLFMPIF; this comes from the exons ATGGAAGGAGACACTGATGAAGAAG AAACAAGTATTTTATCTCCCCCATTTTATCCAGGTGGGGGGAATCAAGAAGTAGAATATAAACCTCTAGCTATTGGCCCAAGCAATGATGGTCAAAAAGAGAATATGGTGACTGCAGATCCAGAG GTACCAGttcttcagaatatttgctgGAAGGAGCTTGGCCTTCTTGTCTTTGTATGGATGGCATTCCTTGTATTACAGATCCCAAAG AACTATACAGCAACATGTTCGATATGGTTTGGGGTTTTGAACTTGCTTCAG ATCCCTGCCTCTGTGGCAGTGACTGTGTATGAAACGATTAGTTTATACAAGGGAAAAAGAATGATTGCGTCCAAGGGGCATGAAGGGACAAACTGGAGAGTCCATCGGTTATTTATACATTGTTCATTAGGTGTCATTGCTGCTCTTTTTGGAGCTTGGCATTCCACCACAGGTGTTTATCATGTCTTCACTTACTTTCATAGAATTGCCAGACAATTATTTATGCCAATTTTTTAG
- the LOC103721536 gene encoding sulfite exporter TauE/SafE family protein 3-like isoform X2: MEGDTDEEAAKRSQPNSGGNQEVEYKPLAIGPSNDGQKENMVTADPEVPVLQNICWKELGLLVFVWMAFLVLQIPKNYTATCSIWFGVLNLLQIPASVAVTVYETISLYKGKRMIASKGHEGTNWRVHRLFIHCSLGVIAALFGAWHSTTGVYHVFTYFHRIARQLFMPIF, from the exons ATGGAAGGAGACACTGATGAAGAAG CTGCTAAACGCTCTCAGCCCAACA GTGGGGGGAATCAAGAAGTAGAATATAAACCTCTAGCTATTGGCCCAAGCAATGATGGTCAAAAAGAGAATATGGTGACTGCAGATCCAGAG GTACCAGttcttcagaatatttgctgGAAGGAGCTTGGCCTTCTTGTCTTTGTATGGATGGCATTCCTTGTATTACAGATCCCAAAG AACTATACAGCAACATGTTCGATATGGTTTGGGGTTTTGAACTTGCTTCAG ATCCCTGCCTCTGTGGCAGTGACTGTGTATGAAACGATTAGTTTATACAAGGGAAAAAGAATGATTGCGTCCAAGGGGCATGAAGGGACAAACTGGAGAGTCCATCGGTTATTTATACATTGTTCATTAGGTGTCATTGCTGCTCTTTTTGGAGCTTGGCATTCCACCACAGGTGTTTATCATGTCTTCACTTACTTTCATAGAATTGCCAGACAATTATTTATGCCAATTTTTTAG
- the LOC103721536 gene encoding sulfite exporter TauE/SafE family protein 3-like isoform X3 codes for MEGDTDEEGGGNQEVEYKPLAIGPSNDGQKENMVTADPEVPVLQNICWKELGLLVFVWMAFLVLQIPKNYTATCSIWFGVLNLLQIPASVAVTVYETISLYKGKRMIASKGHEGTNWRVHRLFIHCSLGVIAALFGAWHSTTGVYHVFTYFHRIARQLFMPIF; via the exons ATGGAAGGAGACACTGATGAAGAAG GTGGGGGGAATCAAGAAGTAGAATATAAACCTCTAGCTATTGGCCCAAGCAATGATGGTCAAAAAGAGAATATGGTGACTGCAGATCCAGAG GTACCAGttcttcagaatatttgctgGAAGGAGCTTGGCCTTCTTGTCTTTGTATGGATGGCATTCCTTGTATTACAGATCCCAAAG AACTATACAGCAACATGTTCGATATGGTTTGGGGTTTTGAACTTGCTTCAG ATCCCTGCCTCTGTGGCAGTGACTGTGTATGAAACGATTAGTTTATACAAGGGAAAAAGAATGATTGCGTCCAAGGGGCATGAAGGGACAAACTGGAGAGTCCATCGGTTATTTATACATTGTTCATTAGGTGTCATTGCTGCTCTTTTTGGAGCTTGGCATTCCACCACAGGTGTTTATCATGTCTTCACTTACTTTCATAGAATTGCCAGACAATTATTTATGCCAATTTTTTAG
- the LOC103721536 gene encoding uncharacterized protein LOC103721536 isoform X4, with the protein MEGDTDEEETSILSPPFYPGGGNQEVEYKPLAIGPSNDGQKENMVTADPEVPVLQNICWKELGLLVFVWMAFLVLQIPKNYTATCSIWFGVLNLLQERENGNNLFQQGKHEKDWKAFTEKYKFYSSCEIMVEDVRLLTTVCKQSDALNL; encoded by the exons ATGGAAGGAGACACTGATGAAGAAG AAACAAGTATTTTATCTCCCCCATTTTATCCAGGTGGGGGGAATCAAGAAGTAGAATATAAACCTCTAGCTATTGGCCCAAGCAATGATGGTCAAAAAGAGAATATGGTGACTGCAGATCCAGAG GTACCAGttcttcagaatatttgctgGAAGGAGCTTGGCCTTCTTGTCTTTGTATGGATGGCATTCCTTGTATTACAGATCCCAAAG AACTATACAGCAACATGTTCGATATGGTTTGGGGTTTTGAACTTGCTTCAG GAAAGGGAGAATGGAAACAATTTATTTCagcaaggaaagcatgaaaaaGATTGGAAAGCATTTACTGAGAAATATAAGTTTTATAGCTCATGTGAAATTATGGTTGAAGATGTTAGACTACTGACAACAGTTTGCAAGCAGTCGGATGCACTAAATCTCTAG